The following proteins are co-located in the Paludibaculum fermentans genome:
- a CDS encoding threonine aldolase family protein yields MPETMIDLRSDTVTRPTPEMRRAMAEAEVGDDVYREDPTINLLEARAAETFGKEAGLFVPTGTMGNTIGVKCLTTHGQEVICDARGHLLNYELSMTSWFSGCQIRAIHTEDGILTWDAIQREIRPLGPHAADTGCVELENTHNMAGGTVYPQAVIDDICDRAHERGIAVHMDGARIFNAAAASGIGVKQMCAKVDTVQFCLSKGLGAPAGSMIVGSEANMKRARLYRKRLGGGMRQVGILGAAGLIALETMPHRLSVDHENARTLAAGLAEIPGIRVITPVPATNIVIFDVSSSGKESAAISAALKLRGVLINGINPTTMRAVTHYDVSAGQCVQALTVLAETLA; encoded by the coding sequence ATGCCTGAGACCATGATCGACCTGAGATCCGATACCGTGACGCGGCCCACGCCGGAGATGCGCCGGGCGATGGCGGAAGCCGAGGTAGGCGACGACGTCTATCGGGAAGATCCCACCATCAACCTGCTGGAAGCGCGAGCCGCCGAGACGTTTGGCAAGGAAGCGGGCCTGTTCGTGCCCACCGGCACGATGGGTAACACCATTGGCGTCAAGTGCTTGACGACGCACGGCCAGGAGGTGATTTGCGACGCTCGCGGCCACCTGCTGAACTACGAGCTCTCCATGACGTCCTGGTTCTCGGGTTGCCAGATCCGGGCGATCCACACTGAGGATGGAATTCTGACCTGGGATGCCATCCAACGGGAAATCCGCCCTCTCGGTCCGCATGCCGCCGATACCGGGTGCGTTGAGCTGGAAAACACCCACAACATGGCGGGGGGGACGGTCTATCCGCAGGCGGTGATCGACGACATTTGCGATCGCGCCCATGAGCGCGGCATTGCCGTCCACATGGATGGCGCGCGCATCTTCAATGCCGCAGCCGCCTCGGGCATCGGCGTCAAGCAGATGTGCGCCAAGGTCGACACGGTCCAGTTCTGTCTTTCCAAGGGGTTAGGCGCTCCGGCCGGATCGATGATTGTCGGATCGGAGGCGAACATGAAACGGGCGCGTCTCTACCGCAAGCGCCTCGGCGGCGGCATGCGCCAGGTGGGCATCCTCGGCGCCGCGGGGTTGATCGCACTGGAGACCATGCCCCACCGGTTGTCGGTGGATCATGAAAATGCGCGCACACTGGCGGCCGGATTGGCGGAGATTCCCGGGATTCGCGTCATCACTCCGGTGCCCGCCACCAACATTGTGATCTTCGATGTTTCCAGTTCGGGCAAGGAGAGTGCCGCCATCAGCGCCGCCCTGAAATTGCGGGGTGTTCTGATCAACGGCATCAATCCCACCACGATGCGAGCGGTCACCCACTACGATGTTTCGGCGGGGCAGTGCGTGCAGGCGTTGACGGTCTTGGCCGAGACCCTGGCCTGA
- a CDS encoding DUF3341 domain-containing protein, whose translation MASKNMAVMATYVSLNDAENALNLLRRAGFRSTDHSLLLSINEGTKDLVHVKSSKAPEGAVAGFAAGAFVGAVIAWVLAGGSIHVPYLDGYLAADVVLVVLAGMSIGAVIGGLVGTIAGWVIPEYETRRCGGRRRRGAILLSVHCDSKQWRNQAVSLLRTSGADDIGCVREAKADFASTDKPMPRNVEHESIV comes from the coding sequence ATGGCAAGCAAGAATATGGCAGTGATGGCCACCTACGTATCTCTCAACGATGCGGAAAACGCCCTGAATCTCCTCCGCCGCGCCGGATTTCGCAGCACCGATCACTCCCTCCTGCTCTCCATCAATGAGGGCACGAAGGACTTGGTCCACGTGAAGAGCAGCAAGGCTCCGGAAGGCGCCGTCGCGGGTTTCGCGGCAGGCGCATTTGTCGGCGCCGTGATTGCCTGGGTGCTGGCCGGCGGATCCATTCATGTCCCTTATCTCGACGGCTATCTGGCCGCCGACGTCGTGCTGGTTGTTCTTGCGGGGATGAGCATCGGTGCCGTCATCGGCGGCCTTGTTGGCACAATCGCCGGATGGGTAATTCCGGAATATGAGACAAGGCGCTGCGGCGGCCGGCGGCGGCGCGGAGCGATCCTGCTTTCGGTTCACTGCGACAGCAAACAGTGGCGGAACCAGGCCGTCTCGCTGTTGCGAACCTCCGGTGCCGACGACATTGGGTGCGTGCGGGAAGCTAAAGCCGATTTCGCGTCCACCGACAAGCCCATGCCCCGCAATGTCGAGCACGAATCAATCGTCTAA
- a CDS encoding STAS domain-containing protein — MSVHIQTREVNGVTVMACTGTITLGESTSLFRNTLRELLQKGTRKLLLDLGGVTYLDSTGIGELVGAYTSARNVSAQIKLARLPEKIYNLLQITKLITVFEIFDDEAEAVKSFK, encoded by the coding sequence ATGTCCGTCCACATTCAGACTCGCGAAGTAAACGGCGTTACGGTGATGGCCTGCACCGGCACCATCACATTAGGGGAATCCACTAGTCTGTTTCGCAATACTTTGCGCGAATTGCTCCAGAAGGGAACCCGGAAGCTGCTGCTCGACCTTGGCGGCGTGACCTACCTCGATTCGACCGGCATTGGCGAACTGGTGGGCGCTTACACCTCGGCCCGCAACGTCTCCGCCCAGATCAAACTGGCCCGGTTGCCCGAGAAGATCTACAACCTGCTGCAGATCACCAAGCTCATCACCGTCTTCGAGATCTTCGACGACGAGGCTGAGGCCGTGAAGAGCTTCAAATAG
- a CDS encoding TetR/AcrR family transcriptional regulator produces the protein MLIHSSPDLGVRSVHATKAASPGPLSPTDWLKHGLFALAAGGPRALRADALARELGVSRGSFYWHFQSLDDFHAQLLSFWTHVAVDKMIDQHERAAASPQARLQAIVLHAFTTDLRFERAMRAWSLEAERVASALAEIDARRTEYLSRLLRSAGHRQKSADSRARVMYTAFVGFVVRPAPAETDGEQLANSILSTLLKRTPTS, from the coding sequence ATGCTTATCCACAGCAGCCCTGACCTGGGTGTCAGGAGCGTGCACGCCACCAAAGCCGCGTCGCCTGGCCCGCTGAGTCCCACTGACTGGCTCAAGCACGGTCTGTTCGCGCTGGCCGCCGGAGGCCCCCGTGCCCTGCGCGCCGATGCCCTGGCCCGCGAACTGGGCGTATCGCGTGGATCGTTCTACTGGCACTTCCAGTCGCTGGACGACTTCCACGCGCAATTGCTCTCTTTCTGGACCCACGTTGCCGTCGATAAAATGATCGACCAGCACGAGCGCGCCGCCGCCTCTCCGCAGGCACGCTTGCAGGCGATCGTTCTACACGCTTTCACCACCGATCTACGCTTCGAACGCGCCATGCGGGCCTGGTCGCTGGAGGCTGAGCGCGTCGCCTCCGCCCTGGCCGAAATCGACGCCCGGCGCACGGAGTATCTCAGCCGCCTGCTGCGGTCCGCCGGGCACAGGCAGAAGAGCGCGGACTCCCGCGCCCGCGTCATGTATACGGCCTTTGTCGGATTCGTGGTGCGGCCCGCGCCCGCCGAGACGGACGGCGAGCAGCTCGCGAATTCCATTCTTTCCACGCTGTTGAAGAGGACTCCCACATCATGA
- a CDS encoding 3-hydroxyacyl-CoA dehydrogenase/enoyl-CoA hydratase family protein — translation MKPIRQVAVLGAGTMGARIAAHFANARIPALLLDLTTALAAKGIEAARKQSPGAFYTEQGAALVTPGSFDEHLSQLSGVDWVIEAVTENLEVKRSLWARVLEHAPAAAILTTNTSGIPLRSICEGWPEDRRRRFLGTHFFNPPRYLHLLELIPGPATEEPLLKDIGAFADRVLGKGVVVCKDTPNFIANRIGSFFGATIYQLMQKLDLTIEEVDALTGPVIGLPKSASFRLLDIVGLDVWNLVSKNLYDLVPDDPWRERFLPQPFLGEMLSRGWLGDKTGQGFFQRRGPKKEIWAIDWKTFEYHPAAKVKLPALENAKLIEDLPTRLRTLYADSSKAGEFYRGLFDDVYAYASAMLPQIAHSADDIDHAMQWGYAHTVGPFGIARILGLKPPPPEPVETPRPGIVVLRQQPVVQANPGASLRDLGDGCLCLEFHSKMNSLGDDGISMIYSGLQRLENDFEALVIANQGENFSVGANLMMVLLAAQEQEWDELNAAIHRFQQASMAIKYAVKPVVVAPHHRALGGGCELVLHAPRVQSAAELYMGLVEVGVGVIPGAGGCKELIARLKDPRKVFELIGMAKVSSSAENARDLGLLDKSAAVTMNPRRLIGDAKQAALSMVSSYRPGRPRNDIKVGGDPAFAALRIGAWLMRQAEYISDHDMLIAEKLGRVLTGGEHPGERLVSEQYLLDLEREAFLSLCGTVKTQERIAFMLKNGKPLRN, via the coding sequence ATGAAGCCAATCCGCCAGGTCGCGGTGCTCGGCGCCGGAACCATGGGCGCGCGCATCGCCGCGCACTTCGCCAATGCGCGCATCCCCGCCCTGCTGCTCGACCTGACCACCGCGCTCGCCGCCAAGGGCATCGAAGCCGCCCGAAAACAGTCTCCCGGCGCGTTTTATACCGAGCAGGGGGCTGCCCTGGTGACGCCCGGCAGTTTCGACGAGCACCTGTCCCAGCTCAGCGGCGTCGACTGGGTCATCGAAGCCGTGACCGAGAACCTCGAGGTGAAGCGCTCGCTCTGGGCTCGAGTTCTGGAGCATGCCCCGGCCGCCGCGATTCTCACCACGAATACCTCCGGCATCCCCCTCCGGTCGATCTGCGAGGGTTGGCCCGAAGACCGCCGCAGGCGCTTTCTGGGTACGCACTTTTTCAATCCGCCCCGCTATCTGCACCTGCTGGAACTGATTCCCGGTCCGGCCACCGAAGAGCCGCTCCTGAAGGACATCGGCGCCTTTGCCGATCGAGTCCTTGGCAAGGGCGTGGTGGTCTGCAAAGACACCCCCAACTTCATCGCCAACCGCATCGGCTCGTTCTTCGGCGCGACGATCTATCAGCTGATGCAGAAGCTGGACCTCACCATCGAGGAGGTCGATGCGCTCACCGGCCCCGTGATCGGGCTGCCTAAGTCCGCCTCGTTCCGCCTGCTGGATATCGTGGGTCTGGACGTCTGGAACCTGGTCTCCAAGAACCTCTACGACCTCGTGCCGGACGATCCGTGGCGGGAACGCTTCCTGCCGCAGCCCTTCCTGGGCGAGATGCTCAGCCGCGGCTGGCTGGGCGACAAGACGGGCCAGGGCTTCTTCCAGCGGCGCGGACCGAAGAAGGAAATCTGGGCGATCGACTGGAAGACCTTCGAGTACCACCCGGCCGCGAAGGTCAAACTGCCGGCGCTGGAGAACGCGAAGCTGATTGAGGATCTGCCCACGCGCCTGCGCACGCTCTACGCTGATAGCTCCAAGGCGGGAGAGTTCTACCGCGGCCTGTTCGACGACGTGTATGCGTATGCCTCCGCGATGCTGCCGCAGATCGCACATTCGGCCGACGACATCGACCATGCCATGCAATGGGGCTACGCGCACACCGTAGGTCCGTTCGGCATCGCCCGTATCCTGGGGCTGAAGCCGCCTCCGCCCGAGCCCGTGGAAACGCCGCGGCCCGGAATCGTGGTGCTGCGGCAGCAACCCGTGGTTCAAGCCAATCCCGGAGCGTCCCTGCGCGATCTCGGCGACGGTTGCCTCTGCCTGGAGTTCCACTCCAAGATGAACTCGCTGGGCGACGACGGCATCTCGATGATCTACTCCGGCCTGCAGCGGCTGGAGAACGATTTCGAGGCCCTGGTGATCGCCAACCAGGGCGAGAACTTCAGTGTCGGCGCGAATCTCATGATGGTGCTGTTGGCGGCGCAGGAGCAGGAGTGGGATGAGCTGAATGCCGCGATCCACCGCTTCCAGCAGGCCAGCATGGCCATCAAGTACGCGGTGAAGCCGGTGGTGGTCGCCCCCCACCACCGCGCGCTGGGCGGGGGCTGTGAACTGGTGCTGCACGCTCCGCGCGTCCAGAGCGCGGCCGAACTCTACATGGGCCTGGTGGAAGTAGGCGTCGGTGTCATTCCCGGGGCCGGCGGCTGCAAGGAGCTCATCGCCCGGCTCAAAGATCCGCGCAAAGTCTTCGAGCTGATCGGTATGGCCAAGGTCTCCAGTTCTGCGGAGAATGCCCGGGATCTGGGGTTGCTCGACAAATCAGCGGCGGTGACTATGAACCCGCGGCGGCTCATCGGCGACGCCAAGCAGGCTGCGCTGTCGATGGTCTCCTCCTACCGGCCCGGCAGGCCGCGCAACGACATCAAGGTCGGCGGCGATCCGGCCTTTGCCGCCTTGCGCATTGGGGCCTGGCTCATGC